A genomic region of Magnolia sinica isolate HGM2019 chromosome 6, MsV1, whole genome shotgun sequence contains the following coding sequences:
- the LOC131248540 gene encoding uncharacterized protein LOC131248540: MDLLEMGDFNGFWTNEKHISFLNRIEASFVRKMLENEDDCLLTYAHGALPSHRHDYDHHHRPRLDRYLPDSAESTLDFEEGNNRGKTRVIDEIVGRSGTCDVREDGEKTRKGSYRPYNASQDQVVPQLAHLKTDRDEERGVLEIAVPRATERD, translated from the exons atggaTTTGCTGGAGATGGGTGATTTCAATGGGTTTTGGACTAACGAGAAGCACATATCCTTTCTTAACCGGATAGAAGCTTCCTTCGTTAGAAAGATGCTTGAAAATGAAGACGATTGCTTGCTAACGTACGCCCATGGTGCTCTTCCTTCTCATCGTCATGATTATGATCATCATCACCGTCCTCGCCTCGACCGTTATCTCCCTGACAGTGCTGAGTCGACCCTTGATTTCGAAGAAGGAAATAACAGAGGGAAAACCCGAGTAATCGATG AAATTGTGGGAAGATCCGGCACGTGCGATGTTAGGGAGGATGGCGAGAAGACGAGGAAAGGGTCTTATCGTCCGTACAATGCATCCCAAGATCAG GTGGTCCCGCAGCTAGCGCACTTGAAAACCGACAGGGATGAGGAAAGAGGCGTACTTGAAATCGCTGTCCCGAGAGCTACTGAACGGGATTGA